In Kaistella sp. 97-N-M2, the sequence GGAATTCCAAAAGTTTTTTGGCTTTGATAAAATCATGGTTATTTCGGAGAAAATTCAGCGCGATTTTGAAAATACGGCACAAACCGAAGTTGAAAAAAATAAAATTGTGCGAATTTATAATCCTTTGGATACGGACGAAATACTTCAAAAATCAGAGATTGGAAGTCGCATAAACGAAGAACAAAGCAGAACATCCGAGCCTAAGGTTCCGCTTTTTTTGTCTGTTGGAACTGTTTTTCCGCAGAAAGGTTTCGATCGGTTATTAAAAGTGCACAAACGGCTGTTGGCAGAAGGTTTCCCGCATAAAATTGAAATTATCGGTGATGGTTATGATTTTGAAAACATTAAAAAATTACAGGAAGATTTAAAGGTGACCGAAACGGCAGCACTTTTCGGCTTTAGCGATAATCCGTATCCTTATTTTAAAACCGCCGATTTTTATATTTTAAGTTCCAGATACGAGGGTTTTCCGACGGTTTTGTTTGAAGCCATCACGTTAAAGAAGAAAATAATCGCCACCGATGTTTCGGGCGTTCGCGAAATGTTGGAAGACGGAAAACTCGGCCTCATCGTCGATAATTCCGAAGAAGGAATTTACGAAGGCATGAAACAGGCGCTTCAAAATCCCGAAAGTTTTGGCAAATATGAAGCGCAGTTGAAAGAGTATAAAATGCCTTTTAATCTGGAAAACTCCGTCACTGCGATCATCAAAATTTTGGACGAATTATAAATGTATTTTCTGTTATCTTTGTTTCAATGGCTGAAAAAACGACTTTACAAAAAGATTTCTACCGCGAAAGCGGCAGCTGGCTTTCCACCGTTCAGATTTGGAAGAAATGCATCAATCCGAATCTGCACTTTATTTATCTTTTAAGAATCACCCAAAAACATCCTAAAAACACTTTTTCCGGGAAATTCTGGCGTTTGATTTTAAGGCATTATCAAAT encodes:
- a CDS encoding glycosyltransferase, with product MATKKKILLRIGSLRHGGAEKVLVTFLKNLPQDKYEIDLLLNLYSGKYLAEVPKWINVLYLNKGEMITTNRLHDLPTKTYRVLYQKVLQLFPFLLYRFILKGKKYDIEFAAIHGMRDEILNSPLKSSKKIIWIHNDLKKTEFRNYTDAEFQKFFGFDKIMVISEKIQRDFENTAQTEVEKNKIVRIYNPLDTDEILQKSEIGSRINEEQSRTSEPKVPLFLSVGTVFPQKGFDRLLKVHKRLLAEGFPHKIEIIGDGYDFENIKKLQEDLKVTETAALFGFSDNPYPYFKTADFYILSSRYEGFPTVLFEAITLKKKIIATDVSGVREMLEDGKLGLIVDNSEEGIYEGMKQALQNPESFGKYEAQLKEYKMPFNLENSVTAIIKILDEL